One window of Flavobacteriales bacterium genomic DNA carries:
- a CDS encoding TIGR02594 family protein produces MPTHRTTASVLRLREGPSTEHAIIGRLPQHTALDLLQGPTKGWARVRAKLRDGELIGWVSTSYIEPVATAPPIDDPSWLKAARAEIGTKEYPGPSQNPRILEYFQTCSYKATTDETPWCSAFVNWCMAQAKINGTKSAAARSWNKWGRELSTPEHGCIVVFDRSDPTNNQAAHVAFYLETRGTGILVLGGNQSNSVSITSYSASRVLGYRGKP; encoded by the coding sequence ATGCCCACCCATCGCACCACAGCATCCGTACTTCGGCTTCGCGAAGGACCGAGTACCGAACACGCCATCATCGGTCGCCTACCCCAACACACCGCGCTGGACCTCCTACAAGGACCAACCAAAGGGTGGGCACGGGTTCGGGCGAAACTCCGCGACGGTGAACTGATCGGTTGGGTAAGCACAAGCTACATCGAACCCGTCGCCACCGCGCCACCGATCGATGACCCGAGCTGGTTGAAGGCCGCCCGTGCGGAGATCGGCACCAAGGAATATCCAGGGCCGAGCCAGAACCCGCGCATCCTGGAGTACTTCCAAACCTGTTCTTACAAGGCCACCACCGACGAAACGCCGTGGTGTTCCGCTTTCGTGAATTGGTGTATGGCCCAAGCGAAGATCAATGGCACCAAGAGTGCCGCGGCTCGCAGTTGGAATAAATGGGGCCGCGAATTGAGCACACCCGAACACGGCTGTATAGTGGTCTTCGACCGCAGTGACCCCACGAACAACCAAGCAGCGCACGTGGCCTTCTACTTGGAAACACGCGGCACAGGAATTTTGGTCTTGGGCGGCAATCAGAGCAACTCCGTCAGCATCACAAGCTACTCAGCAAGCAGGGTCCTCGGTTATCGAGGGAAACCTTGA
- a CDS encoding response regulator transcription factor has translation MPAQTAVIVDDEKHCQDALSGVLKRNHPEVELLGIASSVEEGLELLGRTTPDILFLDIEIGDRTGFELLEALGPDRPHVIFQTAHEGYAVKAIRFSALDYLLKPVDPDELTEALGKVKQATRIPQDPELFRALLHNLSGAANGPSKIALPVADGLEMVDPRNILYCESDSNYTIVHQQDQKRLLITRTLKQFEDMLGGQGFVRVHHSYLINTRHVKKYIRGEGGEVIMNDGTNVAVSRRKKQELMDSLSRL, from the coding sequence ATGCCAGCACAGACGGCCGTGATCGTGGACGATGAGAAGCACTGTCAGGACGCTTTGTCCGGGGTGCTGAAACGCAACCATCCGGAGGTCGAACTGCTGGGTATCGCCAGTAGTGTGGAGGAGGGGCTGGAACTGCTGGGCCGCACCACCCCCGATATCCTCTTTTTAGATATCGAGATCGGTGACCGCACCGGCTTCGAGCTGCTTGAAGCGCTGGGTCCCGACCGGCCGCACGTGATCTTCCAGACCGCGCATGAGGGCTACGCCGTGAAGGCGATCCGCTTCAGTGCCTTGGACTATCTCTTGAAGCCCGTGGACCCCGACGAGCTGACGGAGGCCTTGGGCAAGGTGAAGCAAGCCACACGCATCCCGCAGGACCCGGAGCTGTTCCGGGCGTTACTGCACAACCTCTCCGGTGCCGCGAACGGGCCGTCCAAGATCGCGTTGCCGGTGGCGGACGGACTGGAGATGGTGGACCCGCGGAACATCCTCTATTGCGAATCCGACAGCAACTACACCATCGTGCATCAGCAGGACCAGAAGCGCCTGCTGATCACGCGGACGCTGAAGCAGTTCGAGGACATGCTGGGCGGGCAGGGTTTCGTGCGCGTACACCACTCCTACCTGATCAACACGCGGCATGTGAAGAAGTACATCCGCGGGGAAGGTGGCGAGGTGATCATGAACGATGGCACCAATGTGGCGGTCTCCCGCAGGAAGAAGCAGGAGCTGATGGACAGTTTGTCCCGGCTGTGA
- a CDS encoding universal stress protein, with protein MKHIFHPTDLGHGSTTAFLIALRLAATTKSALTIMHVDGTGEGEWSDLPGVRKTLSRWGMLKDEHDLEEFEQMGIRVNKQMMKGDRPVSNCLDYLSEHRSDLIVLATHQGSGNNWRKRKVAEPLARGAGEPTLFVPENAKGLVDADTGKVNLRSILVPVTVDPDPQRAIDMAVSTAKALADGRVRFNFLHVGGEYKAPVVTVPEHPNWTTEHMLRLGDPVETIVNVADATSADLVVMSTKGHDGFLDMLRGSKTERVLRAVRCPIMAVPT; from the coding sequence ATGAAGCACATCTTCCATCCCACCGACCTTGGCCACGGTAGCACCACGGCCTTCCTGATCGCCCTGCGCCTCGCCGCCACGACCAAAAGCGCGCTCACCATCATGCACGTGGACGGCACCGGTGAAGGTGAGTGGTCCGACCTGCCCGGCGTGCGCAAGACCTTGAGCCGCTGGGGCATGCTGAAGGATGAGCACGACCTCGAAGAGTTCGAGCAGATGGGCATCCGTGTGAACAAGCAGATGATGAAGGGCGATCGCCCGGTGAGCAATTGCTTGGACTACCTGAGCGAGCATCGGTCCGACCTCATCGTGCTGGCCACCCACCAAGGCAGTGGCAACAACTGGCGCAAGCGCAAGGTGGCCGAGCCGCTCGCACGCGGTGCCGGCGAACCCACCCTCTTCGTCCCCGAGAACGCCAAGGGCTTGGTGGATGCCGACACCGGCAAGGTCAACCTGCGGAGCATCCTCGTGCCGGTAACGGTGGACCCCGACCCGCAGCGCGCCATCGACATGGCCGTAAGCACCGCGAAAGCGCTGGCGGACGGGCGCGTGCGCTTCAATTTTTTGCATGTAGGCGGGGAATACAAGGCACCCGTGGTCACCGTTCCGGAACATCCGAACTGGACCACCGAGCACATGCTCCGGCTGGGCGACCCCGTGGAAACCATTGTGAACGTGGCCGACGCGACCAGCGCGGACCTGGTGGTGATGTCCACCAAAGGCCACGATGGCTTCCTCGACATGCTCCGCGGGAGCAAGACCGAGCGCGTGTTGCGCGCGGTGCGTTGCCCCATAATGGCGGTGCCGACGTAG
- a CDS encoding ImmA/IrrE family metallo-endopeptidase, with translation MDLTLQPSLLQWARERARLTRDDLAQKMGLVPKRVEEWEETGVIKADWAQRLADKTHAPYGYLFLKEPPEVKLDIPDFRTLGDQRVRRASTELVDTVDIAILRQDWYREYLIAEGEEPLAFVGSITPSMSIAKAAALIRDTMAIGTEVRRQESTWEDALRVMVAHIEERDVLVMRNGVVGNNTSRPLSVEEFRGFAIADEFAPLIFINGADYLSAQMFTLAHELVHVFVKASGISNLHDTFPSDHVIERFCNQVAAELLVPEEELRALHAAIGSNGDPADRLARHFKVSAMVMLRRLLDLGLITKPDFIARISAIKAQFDAQRAQRPSGGSFYNTYKTRTSGRFARAIIASTLEGRTSYREGLKLLGLAKYETFQKVAREFNFQV, from the coding sequence ATGGATCTCACCCTACAACCCAGCCTCTTGCAGTGGGCGCGCGAACGCGCGCGGCTCACGCGGGATGACCTTGCCCAGAAGATGGGCCTGGTGCCCAAGCGCGTGGAAGAGTGGGAGGAGACCGGTGTGATCAAAGCGGATTGGGCGCAACGCCTGGCGGACAAGACCCACGCTCCGTACGGCTACCTCTTCCTGAAGGAACCGCCCGAGGTAAAGCTGGACATACCGGACTTCCGCACCTTGGGCGACCAGCGTGTGCGCCGCGCAAGCACGGAGCTAGTGGATACGGTGGACATCGCGATCCTGCGCCAGGATTGGTACAGGGAATACCTGATCGCCGAGGGCGAAGAGCCCCTGGCCTTCGTGGGCAGCATCACCCCATCCATGTCCATCGCGAAGGCCGCAGCGCTCATCCGCGATACCATGGCCATCGGTACCGAAGTGCGCCGCCAGGAAAGCACTTGGGAGGACGCCTTGCGCGTAATGGTCGCGCACATCGAGGAGCGCGACGTACTGGTGATGCGCAACGGCGTGGTGGGCAACAACACCTCCCGTCCCCTCAGTGTGGAGGAGTTCCGGGGTTTCGCCATCGCGGACGAGTTCGCCCCGCTCATCTTTATCAATGGCGCGGACTACCTGAGCGCCCAGATGTTCACGCTTGCGCACGAACTGGTACACGTCTTTGTGAAGGCTTCGGGCATTTCCAACCTGCACGACACTTTTCCTTCGGACCATGTGATCGAACGCTTCTGCAACCAGGTTGCGGCGGAGTTGCTGGTACCCGAAGAGGAACTGCGTGCCCTGCATGCGGCCATCGGCAGCAACGGCGACCCGGCGGACCGGCTGGCACGCCACTTCAAGGTCAGCGCCATGGTGATGCTGCGCCGCCTGCTGGACCTTGGCCTGATCACGAAGCCGGACTTCATCGCCCGCATCAGCGCCATCAAAGCGCAGTTCGATGCGCAACGCGCGCAGCGTCCGTCCGGCGGCAGTTTCTACAACACCTACAAGACACGCACCAGTGGCCGTTTCGCACGTGCCATCATCGCCAGCACATTGGAAGGTCGCACCTCCTACCGCGAAGGCCTGAAATTGTTGGGCCTGGCCAAGTACGAGACCTTCCAGAAAGTGGCCCGCGAATTCAACTTCCAAGTCTGA
- a CDS encoding Abi family protein: MGVEFAKEPLTLDKQIDLLRERGMVISDEAKARTYLTNISYYRLSAYWYIFLELPQAAHKFKEGTEFHRVVDTYVFDRKLRMLLFDEIERIEISIKTRLIQEFCETKGKNWYEDPALYTKPYHQQKFLECVDDEIKRTSEVFIKHYRQKYNNGVRPPAWMVFQLVSFGQVSRLMKNLRSCPELKAVADHYGVDAQVLLSWMESLSFVRNTAAHHARLWNRRIPKAPVLPNNPQHAWLKAVPGPGEERKLYAVLAVVRYLLARFIPSTSFSTKLNKLLADHPEVLESYMGFTPNWRDEPLWKN; encoded by the coding sequence ATGGGTGTGGAATTTGCAAAGGAGCCACTGACGCTCGATAAGCAGATCGACCTGCTCCGAGAGCGAGGCATGGTGATCAGCGATGAGGCCAAGGCCCGGACCTACCTTACCAATATCAGCTACTACCGGCTTAGTGCCTACTGGTACATTTTCTTGGAACTGCCGCAAGCGGCCCACAAATTCAAGGAAGGCACCGAGTTCCATCGTGTGGTGGACACTTACGTCTTCGACCGCAAGCTGCGCATGTTACTGTTTGATGAGATCGAGCGCATTGAGATCTCCATCAAGACCCGATTGATCCAGGAATTCTGTGAGACCAAAGGGAAGAACTGGTATGAGGACCCTGCGCTTTACACGAAGCCCTATCACCAGCAGAAGTTCCTCGAGTGTGTGGACGATGAGATCAAACGCACCAGTGAGGTCTTTATCAAGCATTATCGGCAGAAGTATAACAATGGGGTTAGACCACCTGCTTGGATGGTGTTTCAATTGGTCTCGTTCGGCCAAGTGAGCCGCCTTATGAAGAATCTTCGCTCTTGCCCTGAATTAAAGGCTGTGGCGGACCATTATGGTGTGGACGCACAAGTGCTCTTGTCCTGGATGGAGAGTCTTTCCTTCGTACGGAACACTGCGGCCCATCACGCCCGGCTCTGGAACAGACGGATCCCCAAGGCACCCGTACTTCCCAACAACCCCCAGCATGCTTGGTTGAAGGCGGTTCCTGGCCCGGGAGAGGAACGCAAGCTCTATGCGGTGTTGGCTGTGGTCCGCTACTTATTGGCCCGCTTCATACCCAGTACATCATTCAGCACGAAGTTGAACAAACTGCTTGCCGACCATCCAGAGGTGCTAGAGTCCTATATGGGGTTCACACCGAACTGGAGGGACGAACCACTTTGGAAGAATTGA
- a CDS encoding DUF262 domain-containing protein, with the protein MREILGKAKTVRELLKEVKYSIDYYQREYKWHEKQIRELVDDLSDKFLEEYQPGHPRAKVAEYPHYFLGSIIISKKENVGYIVDGQQRLTSLTLLLILLRNLQKGREKQVKVDELIFSEKFDQKSYNLHVDERTPAMDALYEGLPFDVTDRPESVQNLVQRYRDLESCFPEELRDDALPYFIDWLLENVHLVEITAYSDDDAYTIFETMNDRGLSLSPTDMLKGYLLANIDENKRTAANTKWRDRIRVLNEAGKEVESDFFKTWLRSQYATKIRERKKNARPEDFDRIGTEFHRWLRDTSDVVGLKQSADFYRFIDRDFEFYSRQYLRLIDAGKRPVPGLEHVLYNAQHGFTLQYMLLMSPLDPDDSDEVVVRKAGLVARYLDILLTWRLWNFRTISYSGMQYAMFLVMRDIRGLAVDALSQKLHDLLTKESENFTSNDRLRVHQQNRYYIHRLLARITDFVETSSGQPSRYLDYVSEGKTRCEVEHIWADHAERHTDEFDHPADFAEYRNRIGGLLLLPKSFNASYGDLTYIEKLPHYNTQNLLARSLHPQCYQHNPGFIRFKSESEIPFAPMPAFKKTELEARGDLYRQLAEKIWDPAHLLQGVPA; encoded by the coding sequence ATGAGAGAGATTCTAGGAAAGGCCAAGACCGTTCGCGAATTGCTCAAGGAGGTCAAGTACTCCATTGACTACTACCAGCGGGAATACAAATGGCATGAGAAGCAGATCCGCGAGCTTGTGGATGACCTGAGCGACAAGTTCTTGGAGGAGTACCAGCCGGGACATCCACGGGCCAAGGTCGCCGAATACCCGCATTACTTCTTGGGTTCGATCATCATCAGCAAGAAGGAGAATGTCGGTTACATCGTGGATGGCCAGCAGCGCCTTACGAGCTTGACGTTGCTGCTGATCCTCTTGCGTAACCTACAGAAGGGGCGGGAGAAACAAGTGAAGGTGGACGAGCTCATCTTCTCGGAGAAGTTCGACCAGAAGTCGTACAACCTGCATGTGGATGAACGCACACCAGCGATGGATGCACTATACGAGGGGCTTCCTTTCGACGTGACCGACCGACCGGAATCTGTGCAGAATTTGGTACAGCGTTATCGCGATCTTGAGAGCTGCTTCCCTGAGGAATTGCGTGATGATGCCCTTCCTTACTTCATTGATTGGCTGTTGGAGAACGTTCACTTGGTGGAGATCACGGCCTACTCCGATGATGATGCTTACACCATCTTCGAGACGATGAACGACCGGGGGCTTTCATTGAGCCCGACGGATATGTTGAAGGGCTATCTACTTGCGAATATTGACGAGAACAAAAGGACCGCAGCGAACACGAAGTGGCGTGATCGCATTCGTGTCCTGAATGAGGCTGGAAAGGAGGTGGAGTCGGACTTCTTCAAAACTTGGTTGCGTAGCCAGTATGCAACCAAGATCAGGGAACGCAAGAAGAATGCAAGGCCAGAGGATTTCGATCGGATCGGAACCGAGTTCCACCGATGGTTGCGGGATACGTCGGACGTTGTCGGTCTCAAACAAAGCGCAGACTTCTATCGCTTCATCGATCGCGATTTCGAATTCTATAGCCGACAGTATCTCCGGTTGATCGACGCAGGCAAGCGGCCTGTTCCGGGCCTTGAACACGTGCTATACAATGCGCAACATGGCTTCACGCTGCAATACATGTTGTTGATGTCGCCACTTGATCCGGATGATAGCGATGAGGTCGTGGTGCGAAAAGCAGGACTTGTCGCCCGTTACTTGGACATTCTGTTGACATGGCGATTATGGAATTTCCGCACGATCTCCTATTCAGGAATGCAGTATGCCATGTTCCTCGTCATGCGAGATATTCGCGGGCTCGCCGTTGATGCCCTGTCCCAGAAACTTCACGACCTTCTGACCAAGGAGAGCGAGAATTTCACGAGCAACGACCGGCTGCGCGTTCACCAGCAGAACCGCTATTACATCCATCGACTCTTGGCGCGGATCACGGACTTCGTGGAGACCAGTTCAGGACAACCGTCACGCTACTTGGATTATGTCAGCGAAGGAAAGACACGCTGTGAGGTGGAACACATTTGGGCGGACCATGCTGAACGACACACCGATGAGTTCGACCACCCGGCTGACTTCGCTGAGTACCGCAACCGGATCGGGGGCCTCCTTCTCTTGCCGAAGAGTTTCAACGCGAGTTACGGGGATCTGACATACATAGAGAAGCTGCCGCATTACAACACGCAGAACCTGTTGGCCCGTTCACTGCACCCACAGTGTTACCAACACAACCCAGGGTTCATCCGGTTCAAAAGCGAAAGCGAGATCCCGTTCGCTCCAATGCCAGCGTTCAAGAAGACAGAACTTGAAGCACGCGGAGATCTCTATCGGCAGTTGGCCGAGAAGATCTGGGACCCCGCACATCTTCTACAAGGAGTGCCAGCATGA
- a CDS encoding restriction endonuclease subunit S — MSNTTLNPYPAYKPAGVPWLQQVPEHWALLRTKNFLREVNVRSKTGKEDLLSVSQYTGITRRKDSMRGGSGLVTTAKTLVGYKLVEPGDLVMNIMLAWRGSQAVSPIAGITSPAYSVFRVTTDQVIPQYLHYIYRTDLYNGLFKTVSTGVMDSRLRLYPEVFFRLPTLLPPPDEQHLIVRYLQALDAKVKRYIRTKRTLIARLQEQKQAIIQRAVTRGLDPNVKLKPSGVEWLGEVPEHWEVKQLKQAATILRGKFSHRPRNDPRFYGGSYPFIQTGSIARANKFITEYKQTLNEKGLSVSKLFPKGTLVMAIAANIGDVAVLSFDSCAPDSVIGFLPFAQTNQDYLYLTLTAMKPELLAEAPVNTQGNLSIARVGSMAMPYPPIEEQGIIADHINQHVTHIDQNISLMLRTIQQVHEYHTRLIANVVTGAVDVRAAAQALPTDQTIGGSDDQTMEEEEMEVEEEAGEE; from the coding sequence ATGAGCAACACCACCCTCAACCCCTACCCCGCCTACAAGCCCGCAGGCGTACCCTGGCTCCAGCAGGTGCCGGAGCATTGGGCGTTGCTGCGCACAAAGAACTTTCTGCGCGAAGTGAACGTGCGGAGCAAGACCGGCAAGGAAGACCTGCTTTCGGTTTCACAATACACGGGCATCACACGGCGCAAGGATTCAATGCGCGGTGGCTCGGGTTTGGTGACTACCGCGAAGACATTGGTCGGCTACAAGCTTGTTGAGCCCGGTGATCTGGTCATGAATATCATGCTCGCTTGGCGTGGAAGTCAGGCGGTTTCTCCGATCGCAGGCATAACAAGTCCGGCATACAGCGTCTTCCGTGTCACGACCGACCAGGTCATCCCGCAATACCTGCATTACATCTACCGCACGGATCTGTATAATGGCCTGTTCAAGACCGTTTCAACAGGTGTAATGGATAGTCGGCTGCGCTTGTATCCCGAGGTGTTCTTTAGGCTACCAACGCTATTGCCGCCCCCCGACGAACAACACCTCATCGTCCGCTACCTGCAGGCCTTGGATGCCAAGGTGAAGCGCTACATCCGCACCAAGCGCACCCTCATTGCGCGCTTGCAGGAGCAAAAGCAGGCCATCATCCAGCGGGCCGTTACGCGCGGGCTGGACCCCAACGTGAAACTGAAACCCAGCGGCGTGGAGTGGCTGGGGGAGGTGCCGGAGCATTGGGAGGTGAAGCAGCTGAAACAAGCGGCTACAATTCTGCGCGGAAAGTTCTCGCATCGGCCAAGGAATGACCCAAGGTTCTATGGTGGGTCGTATCCCTTCATACAGACCGGTTCAATTGCACGCGCGAACAAGTTCATCACCGAGTACAAGCAAACGCTGAATGAGAAAGGTCTTTCGGTTAGCAAACTGTTTCCGAAGGGTACGCTCGTTATGGCCATTGCAGCCAACATTGGTGACGTGGCGGTTCTCTCCTTCGATTCTTGTGCGCCGGACAGCGTTATAGGCTTTCTACCATTTGCACAAACGAATCAAGACTATCTGTATCTGACTCTCACGGCGATGAAACCTGAGCTTCTTGCCGAAGCACCGGTCAATACACAAGGCAATCTGAGCATCGCACGAGTGGGAAGCATGGCAATGCCCTACCCGCCAATTGAGGAACAAGGAATCATTGCTGATCACATCAACCAACATGTAACGCATATCGACCAGAACATCTCGCTAATGCTTCGGACCATTCAACAAGTACACGAGTACCACACGCGCCTGATCGCGAATGTGGTAACGGGTGCGGTGGATGTAAGAGCAGCCGCACAAGCCTTGCCCACTGATCAGACAATTGGTGGATCAGACGATCAGACAATGGAGGAGGAGGAAATGGAGGTGGAAGAGGAGGCTGGAGAAGAGTAG
- a CDS encoding transposase, producing MPTDNDKDDPNKQGTGRLKDGLDAAGKLRPGAHIWWDRDYLPHVESTDLVQHVCFRLEDSLPRQVVQQMEAELMSLPPSLRSPEQEKRVNAYLDAGHGSCILRDPFIAELIDSTLLHFHGDRYTLYAWCIMPNHVHVLFQPEAGWTMSKIVASWKSFTGRRISAHRKELLASTAGLEPGGPKLGAAGPVWQREYFDRFMRDSAHFANTVNYIHMNPVKARLVQKPEDWPFSSASKSDDPPTP from the coding sequence CACCGACAACGACAAAGACGATCCCAACAAGCAAGGCACCGGACGCTTAAAGGATGGTCTGGACGCAGCGGGAAAGCTGCGTCCAGGAGCGCACATCTGGTGGGACCGCGACTACCTCCCTCACGTGGAAAGCACGGACCTCGTCCAACATGTCTGTTTCCGCCTCGAGGACAGCCTCCCACGCCAGGTAGTGCAACAAATGGAAGCGGAGCTGATGAGCCTGCCGCCAAGCCTGCGCAGCCCCGAGCAAGAGAAGCGTGTGAACGCCTACCTCGACGCGGGCCATGGAAGCTGCATCCTGCGCGATCCGTTCATCGCGGAGCTGATCGATTCAACCCTGCTGCATTTCCACGGCGACCGCTACACGCTCTATGCGTGGTGCATCATGCCCAACCATGTCCATGTGCTGTTCCAGCCGGAAGCGGGTTGGACGATGAGCAAGATCGTGGCGTCCTGGAAATCGTTCACTGGCAGGAGGATCAGTGCGCATCGGAAAGAGCTGTTGGCATCAACGGCCGGGCTGGAGCCCGGCGGACCAAAATTGGGGGCGGCCGGCCCCGTGTGGCAGCGCGAATACTTTGACCGCTTCATGCGCGACAGCGCGCATTTTGCCAACACCGTCAACTACATCCACATGAACCCGGTAAAAGCTCGACTGGTACAAAAGCCGGAGGACTGGCCCTTCTCCTCCGCCTCAAAGAGCGACGATCCGCCCACCCCATAA
- a CDS encoding SAM-dependent DNA methyltransferase has product MDHALHTRIVSFIWGIADDVLRDLYVRGKYRDVILPMTVLRRLDAVLEPTKKDVLDLKKTLDKQGIVNQDEALRAAAQQAFYNTSAFTLRDLKNRSNAQTLQADFLDYLDGFSPNVQEIFVNFSFRIQVPKLVKADALGYLIEKYLDPTINFSPKPVGQLPGLDNHSMGTIFEELVRKFNEENNEEAGEHWTPRDVVKVMTKLMFMPIADQIESGTYLLYDCACGTGGMLTVAEETLKEIGAKQNKQIATHLYGQEINDETYAICKADMLMKGEGDGADNIVGGGERSTLSNDAFPGREFDFMLANPPYGKSWKKDLERMGGKSDMKDPRFVIEHDGNPEYSLITRSSDGQMLFLANMLSKMKRNTPLGSRIAEVHNGSSLFTGDAGQGESNIRRWIIENDWLDAIVALPLNIFYNTGIATYIWVLSNRKAEHRKGKVQLIDATQWYKPLRKNLGSKNCELGEEDIQRIVDTFLDFKETEQSKIFPNKAFGYWKVKVERPLKLRAKFTRQVVEELRFASGDAELRMALYEEFGDALGEDFAKLRKPMEAWLDEQSKGSDDEDGDEDAPKAKAIPEKKRKKLLDAKTWERDLRLADIGGELLKRFGTTVFNDLIELDKALDAAEKELKFSLSKPERKLLVNAVSYRDEAAPPVIKKVHKPGKAKADPLHGLFEAVVDGKNCVIECEPDGELRDYEQIPLLEGGGIEAFIRREVLPYAPEAWIDEEATKIGYEVSFNRYFYKPQPLRSLEEIRSDIVTLEKETEGLLNEIISA; this is encoded by the coding sequence ATGGACCACGCCCTCCACACCCGCATCGTTTCCTTCATCTGGGGCATAGCCGACGATGTACTACGCGACCTCTATGTACGCGGCAAGTATCGCGACGTCATCCTGCCCATGACCGTGCTGCGTCGCTTGGACGCGGTATTGGAACCCACCAAAAAGGATGTGCTCGACCTGAAGAAGACCTTGGACAAGCAAGGCATCGTGAACCAGGACGAGGCCCTGCGCGCCGCTGCGCAGCAGGCTTTTTACAACACCAGCGCCTTTACCCTGCGCGACCTGAAGAACCGCAGCAACGCGCAAACGCTACAGGCCGACTTCCTCGATTACCTCGACGGCTTCAGTCCCAATGTGCAAGAGATCTTCGTCAACTTCTCCTTCCGCATCCAAGTGCCGAAGTTGGTGAAAGCCGACGCGCTCGGCTACCTCATCGAGAAATACTTGGACCCTACCATCAACTTCAGCCCGAAGCCCGTGGGCCAATTGCCGGGGTTGGACAACCACAGCATGGGCACCATCTTCGAGGAGCTGGTGCGCAAGTTCAACGAGGAGAATAACGAGGAGGCCGGTGAGCACTGGACCCCGCGCGACGTGGTGAAGGTGATGACCAAGCTGATGTTCATGCCCATCGCCGACCAGATCGAGAGCGGCACCTACCTGCTCTATGACTGCGCATGCGGCACCGGCGGCATGCTCACCGTGGCGGAGGAGACGCTCAAAGAGATCGGCGCGAAACAGAACAAGCAGATCGCCACGCACCTCTACGGACAGGAGATCAACGACGAAACATACGCCATCTGCAAAGCCGACATGCTGATGAAGGGCGAGGGGGACGGCGCCGACAATATCGTGGGCGGCGGTGAGCGCAGCACACTGAGCAACGATGCCTTCCCGGGCCGCGAATTCGACTTCATGCTCGCCAACCCGCCCTATGGCAAAAGCTGGAAGAAGGACCTGGAGCGCATGGGCGGCAAGAGTGACATGAAGGACCCGCGCTTCGTTATCGAGCATGACGGCAATCCTGAGTATTCGCTGATCACGCGCAGCAGCGATGGCCAGATGCTCTTCCTGGCCAATATGCTCAGCAAGATGAAGCGGAACACGCCGCTGGGCAGCCGCATCGCCGAGGTACACAACGGCAGCTCGCTCTTCACGGGCGATGCCGGGCAGGGCGAAAGCAACATCCGCCGCTGGATCATTGAGAACGATTGGCTGGACGCCATCGTGGCCCTGCCGCTCAACATCTTCTACAACACCGGCATCGCCACCTACATCTGGGTGCTCAGCAACCGCAAGGCGGAGCACCGCAAAGGCAAGGTGCAGCTGATCGATGCCACGCAATGGTATAAGCCCCTGCGGAAGAACCTCGGCAGCAAGAACTGCGAGCTGGGCGAGGAGGATATCCAGCGCATTGTGGACACCTTCCTCGATTTCAAGGAGACCGAGCAGAGCAAGATCTTCCCGAACAAGGCTTTTGGCTATTGGAAGGTGAAGGTGGAACGGCCGCTGAAGTTGCGCGCCAAGTTCACCCGGCAAGTGGTGGAGGAATTGCGCTTCGCCAGTGGTGATGCGGAACTGCGCATGGCCCTGTACGAGGAATTCGGTGATGCGCTCGGCGAGGACTTCGCAAAACTGCGCAAGCCCATGGAAGCTTGGTTGGACGAGCAAAGCAAAGGCAGCGACGACGAGGACGGTGACGAAGATGCACCCAAGGCAAAGGCCATCCCCGAGAAGAAGCGCAAGAAGCTGCTCGATGCCAAGACCTGGGAGCGTGACCTGCGCTTGGCCGACATCGGTGGTGAGCTGCTGAAGCGTTTTGGCACCACCGTCTTCAACGACCTGATCGAACTGGACAAGGCGCTGGATGCGGCCGAGAAGGAATTGAAGTTCAGCCTCAGCAAGCCCGAACGCAAACTGCTCGTGAACGCGGTGAGTTACCGCGATGAGGCCGCACCGCCCGTGATCAAAAAGGTCCACAAGCCAGGGAAAGCAAAGGCCGATCCGCTACACGGCTTGTTCGAGGCGGTAGTTGATGGCAAGAACTGCGTGATCGAATGCGAGCCGGACGGCGAGCTACGCGACTATGAACAGATCCCCTTGCTCGAAGGGGGCGGTATTGAAGCATTCATCCGCCGCGAGGTGTTGCCTTATGCGCCGGAAGCATGGATCGATGAAGAAGCCACCAAGATCGGTTACGAAGTGAGCTTCAACCGGTACTTCTACAAGCCCCAGCCACTGCGCAGCTTGGAGGAGATCCGGTCTGACATTGTGACACTTGAGAAGGAGACGGAAGGTTTGTTGAATGAAATTATATCAGCCTGA